One genomic window of Solanum stenotomum isolate F172 chromosome 9, ASM1918654v1, whole genome shotgun sequence includes the following:
- the LOC125877867 gene encoding receptor-like serine/threonine-protein kinase SD1-8 yields MELDSFLPLLLLIFSCSCLPVLPCQNCVKVGKSITGNQKLISADRSFALGFFTPSNSTYTYLGIWYNIIPQQTVVWVANRESPIPQNASPVFTIGGDGNLVIFDEKGKLIWSSNVSSTAPESLLTSNFTIGILLDNGNLVLRHYGESNYLWQSFQYPTDTLLRHMRFGFNKISGLRNVITSWTSNEDARPGNFSFGIDPTEGVMRFVIWNRNGIYYRFDDSCRAYTVWCFAVVTENDNVYLNLAYYRIFLRLRIILNPSGHLQVMVWNRNGSNKWNVEFEAPQSKCDLYAQCGPFGICGIRSSGLCSCLDGFEPKFSTDWANEKWNGGCVRKIALGCDGGDGFFKHENMKLPDHAVSLGNMSTEECETQCIRNCSCSAYACTKNACFIWLGDLLDLGHDTTNGRDLYVRVHVLELVTNNLSGNSARRYKILTVKIVSAIFAILLLVSISAFIFKRKRLKRRDKMDGDSAFVSSMPSGTLVGKDDMKLVQYSLQNIRDATNNFNESNKLGEGGFGPVFKGSLAEFGDVAIKRLSRRSSQGLEEFMNELKLIANLQHKNLVSLLGCCVEGEEKILIYEYMPNCSLDKFISDPSLKVTLDWDTRFGIIEGIAQGILYLHKYSRLKVIHRDLKVSNILLDQEMIPKISDFGMARIFGTDQTQANTKRVVGTYGYMSPEYVVYGQFSEKSDVFSFGVLLLEILTGERNSDFFMTEICMSLLGWAWKMWKEGRMLELIDPSIRATCDSNKATRSVLVALLCVQEIPTDRPTMSDIVAMLSNETTPIPEPKEPAFRSSWRHQKLNNFSINELTITLPVPR; encoded by the exons ATGGAGTTGGATAGTTTCTTACCTCTTTTACTgttaattttctcatgttcTTGCTTACCAGTTCTTCCTTGCCAAAATTGTGTCAAAGTTGGCAAATCAATTACTGGTAATCAGAAATTGATTTCAGCTGATAGAAGTTTTGCCTTAGGATTTTTCACTCCATCAAATTCAACGTACACCTATCTAGGCATATGGTACAACATAATCCCTCAACAAACAGTCGTTTGGGTTGCCAACAGAGAATCTCCCATCCCACAGAATGCCTCACCAGTTTTCACTATCGGCGGTGATGGAAATTTAGTGATTTTCGATGAAAAAGGCAAACTCATTTGGTCATCAAATGTCTCATCAACAGCACCGGAATCAttattaacttcaaattttactATCGGAATATTGTTAGATAACGGGAACCTTGTTCTTCGACACTACGGTGAGTCCAATTATTTGTGGCAGAGCTTCCAGTATCCTACAGATACGTTATTACGCCATATGAGATTTGGTTTCAATAAAATTAGTGGCTTACGAAATGTGATCACTTCATGGACGAGTAATGAAGATGCTCGCCCCGGAAATTTCTCTTTTGGAATAGACCCTACTGAAGGGGTTATGCGTTTTGTCATTTGGAACCGAAACGGTATTTATTATAGATTTGACGATAGTTGCAGAGCGTATACAGTGTGGTGTTTCGCTGTTGTTACTGAAAATGATAATGTATATCTTAATTTAGCTTACTACAGAATCTTTCTGAGATTAAGAATCATTCTGAATCCGAGCGGGCACCTTCAGGTGATGGTGTGGAATCGGAATGGAAGTAACAAATGGAATGTTGAATTTGAAGCACCACAATCTAAGTGTGACCTTTACGCACAGTGTGGTCCGTTTGGTATCTGTGGGATCAGATCAAGTGGATTATGCAGTTGTTTAGACGGATTTGAACCTAAATTTTCGACAGATTGGGCAAATGAGAAATGGAATGGAGGTTGTGTGAGAAAAATAGCGTTGGGGTGTGATGGTGGAGATGGATTCTTTAAGCATGAGAATATGAAATTGCCAGATCATGCTGTCTCTTTAGGAAATATGAGTACTGAAGAGTGTGAAACTCAGTGCATTAGGAACTGCTCCTGTTCAGCTTATGCTTGTACGAAAAACGCCTGTTTTATATGGCTTGGAGATTTACTGGATCTTGGGCATGACACTACTAACGGCAGAGATCTCTATGTTCGAGTTCACGTGTTAGAGCTAG TTACTAATAATCTATCTGGGAATTCAGCTCGAAGATACAAAATTCTCACTGTGAAAATTGTTTCTGCAATTTTTGCAATCTTGCTTCTTGTTAGTATCTCTGCTTTTATCTTCAAAAGAAAGCGCTTGAAAAGACGAG ATAAGATGGACGGAGATTCTGCTTTTGTTAGCTCCATGCCTAGTGGAACTTTAGTTGGGAAAGATGATATGAAGTTGGTACAGTACAGCCTGCAGAATATAAGAGACGCAACAAACAACTTCAATGAAAGTAACAAACTTGGAGAAGGTGGTTTTGGACCCGTGTTCAAG GGATCTTTGGCTGAATTTGGAGACGTAGCCATCAAAAGGCTAAGCAGGAGGTCATCACAAGGACTGGAGGAGTTCATGAATGAGTTGAAGCTAATCGCGAATTTGCAGCACAAAAATCTAGTCAGCCTCTTAGGATGTTGCGTTGAAGGGGAGGAGAAGATATTGATCTATGAGTATATGCCCAATTGCAGCCTGGACAAATTTATTTCTG acCCTTCATTGAAGGTTACCCTCGATTGGGATACACGTTTTGGGATAATAGAAGGAATTGCTCAAGGAATACTTTACCTGCATAAGTACTCGAGATTAAAAGTCATCCACAGGGACTTGAAGGTAAGCAACATTCTGCTAGATCAAGAGATGATCCCAAAAATATCAGACTTTGGAATGGCAAGGATTTTCGGGACTGATCAAACACAGGCCAATACAAAACGAGTGGTTGGTACATA TGGCTATATGTCTCCAGAATACGTAGTATATGGCCAATTCTCGGAGAAATCAGATGTATTCAGCTTTGGAGTATTGCTGTTGGAAATCTTGACTGGTGAACGAAACTCAGACTTCTTCATGACTGAAATTTGTATGTCTTTATTAGGATGG GCATGGAAAATGTGGAAAGAAGGAAGAATGTTGGAGTTAATAGATCCATCAATAAGGGCGACCTGCGACAGTAACAAAGCAACACGGTCTGTTCTGGTTGCTCTTCTTTGCGTTCAAGAAATTCCTACTGATCGACCAACAATGTCTGATATAGTTGCCATGTTAAGCAACGAAACAACGCCCATCCCTGAGCCAAAAGAACCGGCTTTTCGCAGCAGCTGGCGACATCAAAAGTTAAACAATTTTTCCATAAATGAGTTGACAATTACTTTGCCAGTACCTAGATGA